Proteins encoded within one genomic window of Deltaproteobacteria bacterium:
- the sucC gene encoding ADP-forming succinate--CoA ligase subunit beta, which translates to MNIHEYQAKELLGKYGVAVLKGKIAFTPQEAEEIAKEFLKDRPVCVVKAQIHAGGRGKAGGVKLAKTKDEAVAHAKEILGKTLVTHQTGPEGKVVKKVFIEEGCDIAKEYYVGAVVDRATQRVCLMASTEGGVEIEEVAAKHPEKILKEFVDPAVGLQGYQARNLAFGLGLDKAVIGKAVKFMTALYNAFVKLDCSMAEINPLVVTKGGDVLALDAKISFDDNALFRHKDVEGMRDLDEEDPKEVEASRFNLNYVALEGNIGCMVNGAGLAMATMDIIKFTGGAPANFLDVGGGANKDQVTAAFKILVSDPNVKAVLVNIFGGIMKCDIIADGIVAAAKEVGMKIPLVVRLQGTNVDKGREILKNSGLNIISAERMDDAAEKVVKAAKG; encoded by the coding sequence ATGAACATCCACGAGTATCAGGCAAAGGAACTTCTCGGCAAGTACGGTGTGGCGGTTCTGAAGGGCAAAATCGCATTCACGCCGCAGGAGGCCGAGGAAATCGCAAAGGAATTCCTGAAAGACAGGCCCGTGTGCGTTGTTAAGGCGCAAATCCACGCAGGCGGCAGAGGCAAGGCCGGGGGCGTAAAGCTTGCAAAGACGAAGGACGAGGCCGTAGCGCACGCAAAGGAAATTCTTGGTAAGACGCTTGTAACCCACCAGACCGGCCCCGAAGGCAAGGTCGTAAAAAAGGTATTCATAGAAGAAGGCTGTGACATAGCAAAGGAATACTACGTCGGCGCGGTTGTGGACAGGGCGACCCAGAGGGTCTGCCTCATGGCCTCCACAGAGGGCGGCGTTGAGATAGAAGAAGTAGCCGCAAAACATCCCGAAAAAATACTAAAAGAGTTCGTAGACCCGGCAGTCGGGCTACAGGGTTATCAGGCAAGAAACCTTGCCTTTGGCCTGGGTCTTGATAAGGCCGTTATCGGCAAGGCTGTAAAGTTCATGACAGCGCTTTATAACGCATTCGTAAAGCTCGATTGTTCCATGGCCGAAATCAACCCGCTTGTGGTTACAAAGGGCGGCGATGTGCTCGCGCTCGATGCAAAGATATCTTTCGACGATAACGCCCTTTTCCGCCATAAAGATGTCGAAGGCATGAGGGACTTAGACGAGGAAGACCCCAAAGAGGTCGAGGCCTCGAGGTTCAACCTTAATTACGTTGCCCTTGAGGGCAATATCGGCTGCATGGTCAACGGCGCAGGCCTTGCCATGGCAACGATGGACATCATAAAGTTCACAGGAGGCGCTCCTGCAAACTTCCTCGATGTCGGAGGCGGCGCGAATAAAGACCAGGTTACTGCGGCGTTTAAAATTCTTGTAAGCGACCCGAACGTCAAGGCCGTATTGGTCAATATATTCGGCGGCATAATGAAGTGCGACATCATAGCCGATGGCATCGTTGCCGCTGCAAAGGAAGTAGGCATGAAGATACCGCTTGTCGTGAGGCTTCAGGGCACGAACGTTGATAAAGGCAGAGAGATACTAAAGAACTCGGGGCTAAACATCATAAGCGCCGAGCGCATGGACGATGCCGCTGAAAAGGTAGTGAAGGCCGCAAAGGGCTAA
- a CDS encoding FAD-binding protein translates to MSGYTKELMELVKKVEATRAKRVELARKGEHFPALTMDQRKEWLGKYHPDYKDDGRRKVLVGPNKGDVFPEEVAVLLESKSRLDIDNVDLSKADIEVDVLVLGGGGAGTAAALTAADEGCSVLLATKLRHGDSNTVMAEGGIQCADQEGDSPYFHYLDVLGGGHFTNQPDVVAALTNDAPIIVHWLEKLGMMFDKMPTGRMKVRHGGGTSRKRMHSAGDMTGAEIMRVVRDEARNRSDVIKVMEFAPAVELLTDKSGSVAGAILYNLETKEYYIVKAKAVIMATGGFGRLHIQGFPTTNHYGATADGIVMAYRAGVKLQDLDSTQYHPTGVIYPEQNVGLLITEKVRGLGAQLINNEGNQFCFPLEPRDVESACIIRECFDIGKGIVTPTGRIGTWLDSPMIDMLHGEGTVRKELPAKYIQFKRYDIDISKVPMLVYPTLHYQNGGLWIDAEGSTGVDGLYAAGEVSGGVHGRNRLMGNSLLDILVFGRRAGQNAAERAKSLKKPLTPTLDHVKDFHKAISKAGVKNPIIGPMVLPDYAPEHVKDRQWFGANI, encoded by the coding sequence ATGAGCGGCTACACTAAAGAATTGATGGAGCTTGTAAAAAAGGTCGAGGCTACACGCGCAAAGCGCGTCGAGCTTGCCAGAAAGGGCGAGCACTTCCCGGCCCTGACCATGGACCAGAGGAAGGAGTGGCTCGGTAAATACCATCCAGACTATAAGGATGACGGCAGAAGGAAGGTCCTCGTTGGGCCGAATAAAGGTGACGTGTTCCCCGAAGAAGTGGCCGTGCTGCTTGAGTCCAAGAGCAGGCTCGATATAGATAACGTAGACCTTTCCAAGGCAGATATCGAGGTAGATGTGCTTGTCCTCGGCGGCGGCGGCGCAGGCACTGCCGCGGCTTTGACCGCGGCCGACGAAGGCTGCTCGGTTTTACTTGCCACCAAACTTCGCCACGGCGATTCAAACACCGTCATGGCAGAGGGCGGCATACAGTGCGCTGACCAGGAAGGTGATTCCCCGTACTTCCATTATCTGGACGTGCTTGGAGGAGGCCATTTCACCAACCAGCCCGATGTCGTAGCCGCGCTTACAAACGACGCGCCGATAATAGTACATTGGCTTGAAAAGCTCGGCATGATGTTCGATAAGATGCCCACCGGCAGGATGAAGGTCAGGCACGGCGGCGGCACCTCGCGTAAAAGGATGCATTCCGCAGGCGATATGACAGGCGCTGAAATAATGAGGGTCGTTAGGGACGAGGCGCGTAACAGGAGCGACGTCATTAAGGTGATGGAGTTTGCCCCGGCAGTAGAGCTCCTGACTGATAAATCCGGAAGTGTTGCCGGAGCCATCCTTTATAACCTCGAGACAAAGGAATATTACATCGTAAAGGCAAAGGCCGTTATCATGGCAACCGGAGGGTTCGGACGCCTTCACATACAGGGCTTCCCGACTACCAACCACTACGGCGCGACCGCAGACGGCATTGTCATGGCCTACAGGGCTGGCGTAAAGCTTCAGGACCTCGATTCGACCCAGTACCACCCGACAGGCGTTATATACCCCGAGCAAAACGTCGGGCTTCTCATTACCGAAAAGGTCAGGGGCCTTGGCGCGCAGCTCATCAATAACGAAGGCAACCAGTTCTGCTTCCCGCTCGAGCCGCGTGATGTTGAAAGCGCCTGTATCATCAGAGAGTGTTTTGACATAGGCAAGGGCATTGTTACGCCGACCGGAAGAATCGGGACATGGCTCGATAGCCCAATGATAGACATGCTGCACGGCGAGGGAACCGTAAGAAAAGAGCTTCCCGCAAAGTACATACAGTTCAAGCGCTATGACATAGACATAAGCAAGGTGCCGATGCTTGTGTACCCAACGCTCCACTACCAGAACGGCGGGCTCTGGATAGATGCCGAGGGCTCGACAGGCGTGGATGGTCTCTATGCTGCAGGAGAGGTCTCCGGGGGCGTGCACGGAAGGAACCGTTTGATGGGCAACTCGCTACTCGATATACTTGTGTTTGGCAGAAGGGCCGGCCAGAACGCGGCAGAGAGGGCCAAGTCGTTAAAGAAGCCTCTTACACCAACCCTTGACCATGTAAAGGACTTCCACAAGGCCATTTCCAAGGCAGGGGTTAAGAACCCGATAATAGGGCCTATGGTGCTTCCTGACTATGCCCCTGAGCATGTCAAAGACAGGCAGTGGTTTGGCGCAAACATATAG